The genomic segment ATGGCGGTCATGTACTCACGGCGGATGAGGGTGTACCCCTCGCCGAGGGTCTCGATGCGGTCGGCGAGCAGCTCCTGCAGGTGTGCCTCGACGCCGTCCTTGATCAGGCCGGGGTCGACGCCCAGTTCGTGCGAGGAGTCGTGGAGGACCTCCTCCATCGTGATGATGAGCTTCTCGCCCGCCTTGTTGATGACGGTCCAGACGCCCTCCTCGTCCCCGGAACCCTCCTTCAGGGTGCAGGGCGGCGACATCCAGTTGAGGGGCTTGTAGGCCCGGTCGTCCGCGTGGATCGAGACGCTGCCGTCCGCCTTCACCAGGATCAGGCGGGGAGCCGAGGGGAGATGGGCGGTGAGCC from the Streptomyces sp. NBC_00310 genome contains:
- the nucS gene encoding endonuclease NucS, whose amino-acid sequence is MRLVIARCSVDYAGRLTAHLPSAPRLILVKADGSVSIHADDRAYKPLNWMSPPCTLKEGSGDEEGVWTVINKAGEKLIITMEEVLHDSSHELGVDPGLIKDGVEAHLQELLADRIETLGEGYTLIRREYMTAIGPVDILCRDAEGKTVAVEIKRRGEIDGVEQLTRYLELLNRDPHLAPVRGIFAAQEIKPQARVLATDRGIGCAVLDYNALRGIEDDKLRLF